One window of Grus americana isolate bGruAme1 chromosome 18, bGruAme1.mat, whole genome shotgun sequence genomic DNA carries:
- the UTP6 gene encoding U3 small nucleolar RNA-associated protein 6 homolog: MAERIEQRLEDRVPELEQLERVGLFTRKEIRAVLRKASALEYKIQRRALRKEDFINYIQYEINLLELIKKRRARIGYSFKKDEIENSILHRVHCLFNRATGKWKEDLQLWLSHVAFCKQWNAKHQLSKVFSSMLAIHPNKPALWIMAAKWEMETQLSSESARHLFLRALRFHPECPKLYQEYFRMELMHAEKQRKEKKEFEQAKMDLGEFNYSEEILNGEMARIIYRDAAQKIKGVEFHLAVLSIAKLFDFTQDLQKEILESLQTKYADDPLTWDYMARRELELGSLQATEHTTKQMKISEMTQREERCCAVFEEAVRAVPTEDMWKCYITFCLERYNRKTNSEELKQKRLERTLSMFNKAHESSLLPEALYKQWLLLLLESTLSEKAMDVAEAATKRFSLSVEVWQMRLQVLIQLKSEDVTQCFEEAVKHVKSKDAVTLWTLWVEWSEGTNSKEETEALYQRSLHATTPAESVTMKEKYLDWTYRNGGYKKVKRVFTSLCENRPFSLDFFRKMIQIEKEQESCKMLHLREYYERALREFGSADSDLWLDYVKEELSHPQGKPENCGSIHWRAMKMLQGDLVEDFVSKYTLLQTGHL; the protein is encoded by the exons ATGGCGGAGCGCATCGAGCAGCGGCTGGAGGACCGCGTCCcggagctggagcagctggagcGGGTCGGGCTGTTCACTCGCAAGGAGATCAG GGCCGTCCTGAGGAAGGCCTCGGCTCTGGAGTACAAAATACAGCGGAGAGCGCTTCGGAAGGAGgattttattaattatattcAG TATGAAATTAATCTGCTGGAACTGATCAAGAAAAGAAGAGCA cgCATTGGATATTCATTTAAGAAGGATGAGATTGAGAACTCTATTCTGCATAGAGTCCATTGTCTCTTCAACCGTGctacaggaaaatggaaa GAAGATCTCCAGCTTTGGCTTTCGCATGTTGCATTTTGCAAGCAGTGG AATGCAAAACATCAACTTAGTAAGGTGTTTTCTTCCATGTTGGCCATTCATCCCAATAAACCAG CACTGTGGATTATGGCAGCAAAATGGGAAATGGAGACACAGCTCTCATCAGAAAGTGCTAGGCATTTGTTCCTTCGTGCTTTGCGCTTCCATCCAGAGTGCCCAAAACTTTATCAAGAA TATTTCAGAATGGAGCTGATGcatgctgaaaaacaaaggaaggaaaagaaagaatttgaacAAGCAAAGATGGACTTG GGGGAATTCAATTATTCTGAAGAGATTCTCAATGGGGAAATGGCTCGCATAATCTACAGGGATGCTGCTCAGAAAATTAAAG GTGTTGAGTTCCATCTGGCTGTGTTGTCTATTGCAAAGCTCTTTGATTTTACACAAgatttgcaaaaagaaattcttgaaaG TTTGCAGACCAAGTATGCTGATGATCCTCTTACATGGGACTACATGGCCCGTcgggagctggagctggggtCCCTGCAGGCCACAGAACACACcacaaaacagatgaaaatatctgaaatgaCGCAAAGAGAGGAACGATGCTGTGCAGTCTTTGAAGAAGCTGTGAGAGCAGTCCCAACAG AGGACATGTGGAAATGCTACATCACTTTTTGCTTGGAGAGATATAACAGGAAAACCAACAGTGAAGAATTAAAGCAAAAG AGGCTGGAGAGGACACTGAGCATGTTCAACAAAGCCCATGAATCCAGCTTGCTGCCAGAAGCTCTCTATAAGCAGTGG CTTCTGCTATTACTGGAGTCCACCCTCTCTGAGAAGGCTATGGATGTGGCAGAAGCTGCAACCAAGCGCTTCAGCCTGTCAGTGGAAGTGTGGCAGATGAGGCTGCAGGTGCTGATCCAACTGAAGAGTGAGGATGTGACCCAGTGTTTTGAAGAAGCTGTTAAGCATGTGAAATCTAAG GACGCTGTGACATTATGGACACTCTGGGTGGAATGGAGTGAAGGCACAAAcagcaaggaagaaacagaagctcTTTACCAG AGGTCCTTACATGCCACAACTCCTGCTGAATCTGTGACTATGAAAGAAAAGTATCTTGACTGGACTTACAGAAATGGTGGTTATAAGAAAGTTAAAAGAGTCTTTACCAG CCTGTGTGAAAATCGTCCATTTTCACTTGACTTCTTCAGGAAGATGatccaaatagaaaaggaaCAA GAATCCTGCAAAATGCTTCATCTGAGAGAATACTATGAACGTGCCTTGAGAGAGTTTGGTTCAGCAGATTCTG atctCTGGCTGGATTATGTCAAAGAGGAGCTAAGTCATCCCCAAGGCAAACCAGAAAACTGTGGGAGCATTCACTGGCGAGCTATGAAGATGTTGCAGGGAGACCTGGTGGAAGACTTTGTTTCCAAATACACTTTATTGCAAACTGGACATTTATGA
- the COPRS gene encoding coordinator of PRMT5 and differentiation stimulator isoform X1, whose protein sequence is MARLGAPQPRQVMAAAIESTSFEEEQLPNERKTMTWKPRKDKPKILGQNKADECLLKNIPNVLDSESEESEFSDTSHNENDVSGSPVDSVHIHPDLEDLGGEVSSMPEAVTFPELQTASVYGVEDWDKELEDSECNPYDAGDLHCGSFQENNLLASYSWREDSFYNPGCHHAACLAFTPPVRMTETGQFDDADE, encoded by the exons ATGGCGCGGCTGGGGGCACCGCAGCCTCGGCAG GTGATGGCTGCTGCCATTGAATCAACAAGCTTTGAGGAGGAACAGCTTCCTAATGAGAGAAAAACTATGACCTGGAAGCCCAGAAAAGATAAGCCTAAAATATTAggacaaaacaaagcagacG AATGTTTGCTGAAGAATATTCCAAATGTTCTTGATAGTGAGTCTGAAGAAAGTGAATTCTCTGATACCTCTCACAATGAAAATGATGTCAGTGGCTCTCCTGTTGACTCTGTTCATATACATCCTGACCTGGAAGACTTGGGTGGTGAAGTCTCCAGTATGCCTGAGGCTGTAACTTTTCCAGAGCTGCAAACTGCTTCTGTGTATGGGGTGGAGGACTGGGATAAAGAATTGGAGGACTCTGAATGTAATCCTTACG ATGCTGGCGATCTCCACTGTGGaagctttcaggaaaataatcttttggcCTCGTACTCATGGCGAGAGGATTCGTTTTACAACCCAGGCTGTCACCATGCAGCTTGCCTTGCTTTTACGCCACCAGTTAGAATGACTGAGACTGGCCAGTTTGATGATGCTGATGAATGA
- the COPRS gene encoding coordinator of PRMT5 and differentiation stimulator isoform X3 has translation MARLGAPQPRQVMAAAIESTSFEEEQLPNERKTMTWKPRKDKPKILGQNKADECLLKNIPNVLDSESEESEFSDTSHNENDVSGSPVDSVHIHPDLEDLGGEVSSMPEAVTFPELQTASVYGVEDWDKELEDSECNPYGFKGSIVKFT, from the exons ATGGCGCGGCTGGGGGCACCGCAGCCTCGGCAG GTGATGGCTGCTGCCATTGAATCAACAAGCTTTGAGGAGGAACAGCTTCCTAATGAGAGAAAAACTATGACCTGGAAGCCCAGAAAAGATAAGCCTAAAATATTAggacaaaacaaagcagacG AATGTTTGCTGAAGAATATTCCAAATGTTCTTGATAGTGAGTCTGAAGAAAGTGAATTCTCTGATACCTCTCACAATGAAAATGATGTCAGTGGCTCTCCTGTTGACTCTGTTCATATACATCCTGACCTGGAAGACTTGGGTGGTGAAGTCTCCAGTATGCCTGAGGCTGTAACTTTTCCAGAGCTGCAAACTGCTTCTGTGTATGGGGTGGAGGACTGGGATAAAGAATTGGAGGACTCTGAATGTAATCCTTACG GATTTAAAGGCAGCATTGTGAAGTTCACATGA
- the COPRS gene encoding coordinator of PRMT5 and differentiation stimulator isoform X2: MAAAIESTSFEEEQLPNERKTMTWKPRKDKPKILGQNKADECLLKNIPNVLDSESEESEFSDTSHNENDVSGSPVDSVHIHPDLEDLGGEVSSMPEAVTFPELQTASVYGVEDWDKELEDSECNPYDAGDLHCGSFQENNLLASYSWREDSFYNPGCHHAACLAFTPPVRMTETGQFDDADE, encoded by the exons ATGGCTGCTGCCATTGAATCAACAAGCTTTGAGGAGGAACAGCTTCCTAATGAGAGAAAAACTATGACCTGGAAGCCCAGAAAAGATAAGCCTAAAATATTAggacaaaacaaagcagacG AATGTTTGCTGAAGAATATTCCAAATGTTCTTGATAGTGAGTCTGAAGAAAGTGAATTCTCTGATACCTCTCACAATGAAAATGATGTCAGTGGCTCTCCTGTTGACTCTGTTCATATACATCCTGACCTGGAAGACTTGGGTGGTGAAGTCTCCAGTATGCCTGAGGCTGTAACTTTTCCAGAGCTGCAAACTGCTTCTGTGTATGGGGTGGAGGACTGGGATAAAGAATTGGAGGACTCTGAATGTAATCCTTACG ATGCTGGCGATCTCCACTGTGGaagctttcaggaaaataatcttttggcCTCGTACTCATGGCGAGAGGATTCGTTTTACAACCCAGGCTGTCACCATGCAGCTTGCCTTGCTTTTACGCCACCAGTTAGAATGACTGAGACTGGCCAGTTTGATGATGCTGATGAATGA